From Mucilaginibacter gotjawali:
CACACGGTCGACCATTGCCGATACACAAGCCGATGGCTGGACCCTGAATGGTAACAGAGGTGGTTTTGTGGCACAGCACGAGCACACCATTATGGTAACTGGTGGCGAACCGGTGATATTTACTGCGGGGAATGGGATTTGGGATTGATAATTCCAATAATACCCCAACGGCACAGGGTGGGCAAAAGCCCGTTTTTAGAAGTTTGCAAATTAACAGCCCCGGACGCTATTTTTTTTAAAATTTAATGCACAAAAATTCCGGTAAAAGCAAGGAAATTACTAATAATATTAGTGTACCAGGTGTACCGGGCTTATTCATGCGTCCCGGGTGGTTCAGGTGGCCAGGGTATTAGACTTTGTTTTTTTTGTCCTCTCAGGGGGGATCGCAGATAGGTCTGCGTTCTCCCCATGCATATTGCAATGCATGGTCGCCATGGCGGAGATTCCGGTATCATTAATCAAAAATTAATATTTAACCGCCATTTCCAACAGCGTAAAAATCCCGCTCTCATAATGCGCAGGCAGGTCGGGGGTGTAATCCACCGTAGTATTGGTATTAATAACAGTAAAGCCGCAGCGTTCGTAGTAATTGATGAGGCGTTGGTTGCCGCTGCCGGTATCCATGCGGATAAAGGATAATTGGTGCTGTTGGGCATAGGTTTTAGCCCATTCAATAATATGTTTAACCAGGTCATTCCCCCGGCTGGCCTGTGCCGTGGCAATCCGGTGAATATATACGGCAGGGTCATCCTGTGCAAGTTTCCATATCAGTTTGTCGTCCAGTGTAATGATAAAAGTACCGCCGATCTTTCCGTCAAGCAGGATTTTAAAATGGCGGTTTTCGTTTATTTCCTTTTCAATAAGCGCCACCCCGAAACCGAGCCAATAGTTATTGCCAACCTGTTTCTGGTAAGCAATGGCCTCATCATAAAGGTTGAAGATCGCCGGGATGTCGGCAGGCGTCGTATTTTGGATCTGTATCAGCATTGCTCAATATAAACTATATAAACGTAATCAACAGGCGTTAAACCTGCTTTCGTCAACTAATTTTTGAGGTGTAATTGTGGCAATATTTGTGTTATTACATCTTGCTGCAACAACTCAGGCTCGGTTACCGGGATCAGGTGGCCTGATTTTTCAAACCAGAATATTCCCTTTTTGGGTGCAACAAGTTGCTTATAATATTTTTCGGAGATCATGTAATTTGTTTGATGATCTTTCCGTCCCACAAAAAAATAA
This genomic window contains:
- a CDS encoding GNAT family N-acetyltransferase, translated to MLIQIQNTTPADIPAIFNLYDEAIAYQKQVGNNYWLGFGVALIEKEINENRHFKILLDGKIGGTFIITLDDKLIWKLAQDDPAVYIHRIATAQASRGNDLVKHIIEWAKTYAQQHQLSFIRMDTGSGNQRLINYYERCGFTVINTNTTVDYTPDLPAHYESGIFTLLEMAVKY